In one Saccharibacillus brassicae genomic region, the following are encoded:
- a CDS encoding methionine ABC transporter ATP-binding protein has translation MITIKNLVKTYTTRGKTMTALNGINLEIAQGEIFGIIGHSGAGKSTLIRCINRLEQPTSGSVWIGETDITRLGKRQLQRERRKLGMIFQHFNLLSSATVYENVAFPLKLEGKSRTEINRRVNEMLELVGLTEHASKYPAQLSGGQKQRVGIARALAPNPRVLLCDEATSALDPQTTDSILRLLLDINRKLGLTIVLITHEMHVIQSICDKVAVINGGIIVEQGPVIDVFLKPRETITQEFIKRESEGGEMFEEAIRAVHVPSSRTVKVTFIGELTYQSTLSQTVKETGVDFAILQGTISRIKETPYGQLVVRFEGDAASIDNTLRRLTEQRLEVEELQ, from the coding sequence GTGATCACCATCAAAAATTTGGTTAAGACCTATACCACGAGAGGCAAGACGATGACGGCGTTGAACGGCATCAATCTGGAGATCGCCCAAGGGGAAATCTTCGGCATCATCGGCCATTCCGGAGCCGGCAAGAGCACGCTGATCCGATGTATCAACCGTCTGGAGCAGCCGACGAGCGGTTCGGTCTGGATCGGCGAGACGGACATTACCCGGCTCGGCAAGAGGCAGCTCCAGCGCGAACGCCGCAAGCTCGGCATGATTTTCCAGCATTTCAACCTGCTGTCTTCGGCGACCGTCTACGAGAACGTCGCTTTTCCGCTCAAGCTTGAAGGCAAATCGCGTACGGAGATCAACCGCCGGGTGAACGAGATGCTCGAACTGGTCGGGCTGACCGAACACGCGAGCAAATATCCGGCGCAGCTGTCCGGCGGGCAGAAGCAGCGGGTCGGCATCGCCCGGGCGCTGGCGCCCAACCCGCGCGTGCTGCTGTGCGACGAAGCGACGTCGGCGCTCGATCCCCAGACGACGGATTCCATCCTGCGTCTGCTGCTCGACATCAACCGCAAGCTGGGCTTGACCATCGTGCTTATCACGCACGAGATGCACGTCATCCAGAGTATCTGCGACAAGGTCGCCGTTATCAACGGCGGCATTATCGTGGAGCAGGGGCCGGTTATCGACGTGTTCCTCAAGCCGAGAGAGACGATTACGCAGGAGTTCATCAAGCGCGAATCCGAAGGCGGAGAGATGTTCGAAGAAGCGATCCGGGCCGTGCACGTGCCGTCTTCGCGGACGGTCAAAGTGACGTTTATCGGCGAGTTGACGTATCAATCGACGCTGTCGCAGACGGTGAAGGAGACGGGCGTCGACTTCGCGATTCTGCAGGGCACGATCTCGCGGATCAAGGAAACGCCGTACGGGCAGCTGGTCGTCCGTTTCGAAGGCGACGCCGCGTCGATCGACAACACGCTGCGGCGCCTGACCGAACAAAGGCTTGAAGTGGAGGAACTGCAATGA
- a CDS encoding COX15/CtaA family protein, with protein MQYKVLKWLSYASCMIMLLVSFNGVVVTRTGSGLECGRQFPLCHGKFVPGTTIGSLIEYTHRLTAGIAGLLALATLVAFLIWARKRRDFQIYAAIMAFFVIVQAVMGALAVVFSQSPPIMALHFGFALIAFASALVLALSVRRAGSLERYQEPPAAQRVSKRTRNLTVFSAAFTYAVVYTGALVSHTQLAKMSIVLHIASALLLIFVLIVGHMAVRNYSHIPDIRKLGIIVIVLMIALPLSGILNLVALGSEYYMFAPMLHTLITDFLFAFLCFMSIRTWELSRIPAREETSVRVKKTAQA; from the coding sequence TTGCAATATAAAGTGTTGAAATGGCTGAGCTACGCATCGTGCATGATCATGCTGCTCGTCTCGTTCAACGGCGTGGTCGTGACGAGAACGGGGTCCGGCCTGGAATGCGGACGCCAATTCCCGCTCTGCCACGGCAAGTTCGTGCCGGGCACCACGATCGGTTCGCTGATCGAGTACACGCACCGGTTGACGGCCGGCATCGCGGGTCTGCTGGCGCTCGCCACGCTCGTGGCGTTTCTGATCTGGGCGCGCAAACGGCGCGATTTTCAAATCTATGCCGCGATCATGGCGTTTTTCGTCATCGTGCAGGCGGTCATGGGCGCGCTGGCTGTCGTCTTCTCGCAGTCGCCGCCGATCATGGCGCTGCATTTCGGATTCGCGCTGATCGCGTTCGCGAGCGCGCTCGTGCTTGCGCTGTCGGTGCGCCGGGCAGGCAGCCTGGAGCGCTACCAGGAGCCGCCCGCCGCGCAGCGGGTCAGCAAGCGCACGCGCAATTTGACCGTGTTCTCGGCAGCGTTCACGTATGCGGTCGTCTATACGGGTGCGCTGGTCAGCCATACCCAACTGGCGAAAATGTCGATCGTGCTGCATATCGCGTCCGCGCTGCTGCTCATTTTCGTACTGATCGTCGGGCATATGGCGGTTCGCAATTACTCGCATATTCCGGACATCCGCAAGCTGGGCATCATCGTCATCGTGCTGATGATCGCGCTGCCGCTCAGTGGCATTCTCAACCTCGTTGCGCTCGGCAGCGAATATTACATGTTCGCTCCGATGCTGCACACGCTTATTACGGACTTCCTGTTCGCGTTCCTGTGCTTCATGAGTATCCGGACCTGGGAATTGAGCCGGATTCCGGCCAGGGAAGAAACGTCGGTGCGCGTCAAGAAAACGGCGCAAGCCTGA
- a CDS encoding thioredoxin family protein, with protein MEQIRTQADFDRQIASPGLTVAVFRADWCGDCHFIDPFMPEVEEQRKDQLKLIQVDVEEVEAVSRELNILGIPSFVAFSNGKELIRFVNKARKSRAEIESFLDRAAAVHGQLAGQN; from the coding sequence ATGGAACAAATTCGTACCCAAGCCGATTTCGATCGGCAGATCGCAAGTCCGGGACTGACCGTAGCCGTATTCCGCGCCGATTGGTGCGGAGACTGCCACTTTATCGATCCGTTCATGCCCGAAGTCGAAGAACAGCGCAAAGACCAGCTCAAGCTGATCCAGGTCGACGTCGAAGAAGTCGAGGCGGTCAGCCGCGAGCTGAACATTCTCGGCATTCCGAGCTTCGTCGCTTTTTCGAACGGCAAGGAATTGATTCGCTTCGTGAACAAAGCCCGCAAATCGCGCGCCGAGATCGAGAGTTTCCTCGACCGCGCCGCCGCCGTGCACGGCCAACTGGCCGGCCAGAACTGA
- a CDS encoding putative polysaccharide biosynthesis protein, whose amino-acid sequence MSKKESFIRGTLILAAAALVARVLGLGQRIPLEHMLGPVGNASFSAANNVYLMLLTVATAGIPSTLSKMISERYALDRPQEAGRIYYAALLFSGMMGVVITLLLYIFAPWYTALIELPQATPAIRALAPALILFPTIAMMRGYFQGRNMMAIGGVSQIIEQVARVFTAILLAYILLQMDKPGETIAAGATFGGVLGSLGAFAIMLFASLKLSKNERKKGRTLINRHDQTIPLSRIYGDIFKLSIPIVLTALAVPAINFIDTTIVKPLLIGQIGDAMATMQLGILGSRAQSVAGIPPILAIALSTSLIPIISAAFARKDTQHLQQQVTLAMRIATLTGMPLVLALGCAAYSVNGLLFSTLDGAGIIAILTLGTIFQITMMVSNSMLLGMNLARRSMVHVAIGLVVKIAGSLALAPLLGSYGIYGIIGMTGVCFLVITLLNLHTLRGIVSFSVLGSRWPAFIATCMVVAAASFGLSELGSWMSAFMHARLAFFIACCAVGLIVPSIYLVLLVVLRVIRRDELGSYPRPLQKALRPLMRLQRG is encoded by the coding sequence TTGTCGAAAAAGGAATCATTTATCAGAGGGACGCTCATTCTGGCGGCGGCCGCGCTCGTCGCCCGGGTGCTGGGGCTCGGGCAGCGGATTCCGCTGGAACATATGCTCGGACCCGTCGGCAACGCGTCGTTCAGCGCCGCCAACAACGTGTACCTCATGCTGCTTACGGTCGCGACGGCGGGCATTCCGAGCACGCTCAGCAAGATGATCTCGGAGCGCTACGCGCTCGACCGGCCGCAGGAAGCGGGACGCATCTATTATGCGGCGCTGCTGTTCTCCGGCATGATGGGCGTCGTGATCACGCTGCTGCTGTACATCTTCGCGCCGTGGTACACGGCGCTGATCGAGCTGCCGCAAGCGACCCCGGCTATCCGGGCGCTTGCGCCGGCGCTGATCCTGTTCCCGACGATCGCCATGATGCGCGGCTATTTCCAGGGCCGCAACATGATGGCGATCGGAGGCGTCTCGCAGATCATCGAGCAGGTCGCCCGCGTCTTCACCGCGATTCTGTTGGCCTACATTTTGCTGCAAATGGACAAGCCCGGCGAGACGATCGCGGCCGGCGCCACCTTCGGCGGCGTGCTCGGCAGCCTGGGCGCGTTCGCGATCATGCTGTTCGCTTCGCTGAAACTGTCGAAGAACGAACGCAAAAAAGGCCGGACGCTGATCAACCGTCACGATCAGACTATTCCGCTCAGCCGCATTTACGGCGACATCTTCAAACTGTCGATTCCGATCGTGCTGACGGCGCTCGCCGTTCCGGCGATCAACTTCATCGACACGACGATCGTCAAGCCGCTGCTCATCGGACAGATCGGCGACGCGATGGCGACGATGCAGCTCGGCATCCTCGGCAGCCGCGCCCAAAGCGTCGCCGGCATCCCGCCGATTCTCGCGATCGCGCTCAGCACGTCGCTGATTCCGATCATCTCGGCCGCGTTCGCCCGCAAAGACACGCAGCATTTGCAGCAGCAGGTGACGCTTGCGATGCGCATCGCGACGCTGACGGGCATGCCGCTCGTACTGGCGCTCGGCTGCGCCGCCTATTCGGTCAACGGCCTGCTGTTCAGTACGCTGGACGGCGCCGGCATCATCGCCATCCTGACGCTCGGCACCATTTTCCAGATTACGATGATGGTCAGCAACTCGATGCTGCTCGGCATGAACCTGGCCCGCCGCTCGATGGTGCACGTCGCGATCGGCCTCGTCGTCAAAATCGCCGGCAGCCTGGCGCTTGCGCCGCTGCTCGGCAGTTACGGCATCTACGGCATCATCGGCATGACCGGCGTCTGCTTCCTCGTCATCACGCTGCTTAACCTGCACACGCTGCGCGGCATCGTGTCGTTCTCGGTGCTGGGCAGCCGCTGGCCGGCCTTCATCGCGACCTGCATGGTCGTCGCCGCGGCAAGCTTCGGGCTCAGCGAGCTGGGCAGCTGGATGAGCGCGTTCATGCACGCCCGCCTGGCGTTCTTCATCGCCTGCTGCGCGGTCGGCTTGATTGTGCCGTCGATCTACCTGGTGCTGCTTGTCGTGCTGCGGGTCATCCGCCGCGACGAACTGGGCTCGTACCCGCGTCCGCTGCAAAAAGCGCTGCGTCCGCTGATGCGCCTTCAGCGCGGATGA
- a CDS encoding DUF456 domain-containing protein produces MDILGWVLVVALFIVGMASLIFPILPGAVAIYFAFFVYGWFFSFGELTVWFWIIQTVIFVALIVADYVVGAWGTKKFGGSKLSIQLSTVGLILGPFVIPAFGLILGPFIGAVIGELIHGSNFKQALRAGWGALIGLLSSTLVKGILQVVMIVVFIIWIV; encoded by the coding sequence TTGGATATACTGGGTTGGGTACTTGTGGTCGCGCTGTTTATCGTCGGCATGGCGAGCTTGATTTTCCCGATTTTACCGGGAGCGGTCGCGATCTATTTCGCTTTCTTCGTCTACGGCTGGTTTTTCTCGTTCGGCGAGCTGACGGTCTGGTTCTGGATCATCCAGACGGTGATCTTCGTGGCGCTGATCGTGGCCGATTACGTCGTCGGAGCCTGGGGGACCAAGAAGTTCGGCGGTTCCAAGCTGTCGATCCAGCTCAGCACGGTCGGCTTGATTCTCGGCCCGTTCGTCATTCCGGCGTTCGGCCTCATTCTCGGCCCGTTTATCGGGGCGGTGATCGGCGAGCTGATTCACGGATCGAACTTCAAGCAGGCGCTGCGCGCAGGTTGGGGCGCCCTGATCGGGCTGCTCAGCAGCACGCTCGTCAAAGGCATTTTGCAGGTCGTCATGATTGTCGTCTTCATCATATGGATCGTGTAA
- a CDS encoding Cof-type HAD-IIB family hydrolase, whose protein sequence is MTSYDYKLLALDMDGTLLNDDHQVSEETAKWIRRAIKEGFHVCLSTGRAAMHALPYAVELGLETPMVTVNGSEVWKAPHQLHYRALMDVESVRGMHALAEEYGVWFWAYTTERLYNRDQWTDTLEDKEWLKFGYNTSDREVLHQILMRLQDMGGLQITNSSMENLEINPEGISKASGIAQVCELLDITMEQVIAVGDSLNDIAVIEAAGLGVAMGNAQDAVKQTADVVVASNNEDGIVQVIREYMLGGKEFDDAEPAAAASQTPASKIRREDDPSA, encoded by the coding sequence ATGACGAGCTACGATTACAAGCTGCTTGCGCTGGATATGGACGGCACGCTGCTGAACGACGACCATCAAGTGTCGGAAGAGACGGCCAAATGGATCCGCCGCGCGATCAAGGAAGGGTTCCACGTCTGCCTGTCCACGGGACGCGCAGCCATGCACGCCCTGCCGTACGCGGTAGAGCTGGGCCTGGAGACGCCGATGGTGACGGTCAACGGAAGCGAAGTGTGGAAAGCGCCGCACCAGCTGCATTACCGGGCGCTGATGGACGTGGAATCGGTCCGCGGCATGCACGCGCTGGCGGAAGAATACGGCGTCTGGTTCTGGGCGTATACGACGGAACGTCTGTACAACCGCGATCAATGGACGGACACGCTGGAAGACAAGGAATGGCTGAAGTTCGGCTACAATACGTCGGACCGCGAAGTGCTGCACCAGATCCTCATGCGGCTTCAGGACATGGGCGGCCTGCAAATTACCAACTCGTCGATGGAAAATCTGGAGATCAACCCGGAAGGCATCTCCAAAGCGAGCGGGATCGCGCAGGTATGCGAGCTGCTGGATATCACGATGGAGCAGGTTATCGCCGTCGGCGACAGCCTGAACGATATCGCGGTGATCGAAGCGGCGGGACTCGGCGTCGCGATGGGCAACGCCCAGGACGCCGTCAAGCAGACGGCCGACGTGGTCGTGGCGAGCAACAACGAAGACGGCATCGTGCAGGTCATTCGCGAGTACATGCTTGGCGGCAAGGAATTCGACGATGCCGAGCCGGCGGCCGCGGCGTCGCAGACGCCCGCATCCAAGATCCGGCGCGAAGACGACCCGTCCGCTTGA
- a CDS encoding Gfo/Idh/MocA family protein: MTLKIGIVGTGWFAGKHADILAAAEGVEIAGIVGSSKNKGDVFGIRYDAPGYESVSELADHQALDAVYICVPPMAHGEIERELIERGIPFLVEKPLGTDAEVPQDILGFMRLKSPELITSVGYHFRYQDNVDRLREALHPGRIGIATGMWMGDMPQAEWWRRQEKSGGQFIEQTTHIVDLLRYCAGEVDEVRAVYASRFPEEEWERTNVHDIGTVTLKMKSGAVANISNTCVLPAGVGRAGLSFYAREGLWEWSPGELKETRADGEKRHAEESDPYVRQTEAFLHALRTGDSSRIRSDYADACKTQEVTFAALQSALSGRSMKL, encoded by the coding sequence ATGACGCTAAAGATCGGAATCGTGGGTACGGGTTGGTTTGCGGGCAAGCACGCGGATATTCTCGCGGCGGCGGAAGGCGTGGAAATCGCGGGCATCGTCGGCAGCAGCAAAAACAAGGGAGACGTGTTCGGCATCCGGTACGACGCGCCCGGTTATGAAAGCGTATCCGAGCTGGCGGACCATCAGGCGCTCGATGCCGTCTACATCTGCGTGCCGCCGATGGCGCACGGCGAGATCGAACGCGAGCTGATCGAGCGCGGCATTCCGTTTCTCGTCGAGAAGCCGCTTGGCACGGACGCCGAAGTGCCGCAGGACATTCTCGGCTTCATGCGCCTCAAGTCGCCGGAGCTGATCACGTCCGTCGGCTACCATTTCCGCTATCAGGATAACGTGGACCGGCTGCGCGAAGCGCTGCATCCCGGCCGGATCGGTATCGCGACGGGCATGTGGATGGGCGATATGCCGCAGGCCGAATGGTGGCGCAGACAGGAGAAGTCCGGCGGGCAGTTTATCGAGCAGACGACGCATATCGTCGATCTGCTGCGCTACTGCGCCGGCGAGGTGGACGAAGTGCGGGCGGTGTACGCCAGCCGGTTCCCGGAAGAAGAGTGGGAGCGGACGAACGTGCACGATATCGGCACGGTTACGCTCAAGATGAAGTCCGGCGCCGTCGCGAACATTTCCAACACATGCGTGCTGCCGGCGGGAGTCGGCCGGGCCGGATTGTCTTTTTACGCGCGGGAAGGGCTGTGGGAGTGGTCGCCGGGCGAGCTGAAGGAGACGCGGGCCGACGGGGAGAAGCGCCATGCCGAAGAGAGCGATCCGTACGTGCGGCAGACGGAAGCGTTCCTGCATGCGCTGCGTACCGGCGATTCGTCGCGGATCCGGTCCGACTATGCGGACGCGTGCAAAACGCAGGAAGTGACGTTCGCCGCGCTGCAATCCGCCCTGTCCGGACGCAGCATGAAGCTGTAG
- a CDS encoding metal ABC transporter permease, translating into MMDFWIILTAVLVASACSILGCFLILRRMALVGDAISHAVLPGIAIAFLMSGTRDSMWMLLGATAFGLLTVFLIQSLQTSGLQSDASIGIVFTALFAVGVLLISLNAQHIDLDLDCVLFGEIAYVPWDTWTFGGADMGPRAVWMLGITLTVILLLLGLFYKQFKICAFDPAMAAACGIPVLLFHYLLMGMVSMTAVSSFESVGAILVVGMLIIPAATAYLLTNRLGVMIGLSVAVGIVSAVGGYLVSYLLDASIAGCIVSIAGILFILTLIFSPSHGMIAKFARGRRAAQAL; encoded by the coding sequence ATGATGGACTTTTGGATTATTCTGACCGCCGTTCTGGTCGCGAGCGCCTGCTCCATTCTGGGATGTTTCCTGATCCTGCGGCGGATGGCGCTGGTCGGCGACGCGATCAGCCACGCCGTGCTGCCGGGCATCGCGATCGCGTTTCTCATGAGCGGTACCCGCGATTCGATGTGGATGCTGCTCGGCGCGACCGCGTTCGGCCTGCTGACGGTATTCCTGATCCAGTCGCTCCAGACGTCCGGCCTGCAGTCGGACGCTTCGATCGGCATCGTGTTCACCGCGCTGTTCGCGGTCGGCGTGCTGCTGATCAGCCTGAACGCCCAGCATATCGACCTGGATCTCGACTGCGTGCTGTTCGGCGAGATCGCCTACGTGCCGTGGGATACGTGGACGTTCGGAGGCGCCGATATGGGGCCGAGGGCAGTCTGGATGCTGGGGATTACGCTGACGGTCATCCTGCTGCTGCTCGGACTCTTTTACAAACAGTTCAAGATCTGCGCATTCGACCCGGCGATGGCGGCGGCCTGCGGCATTCCGGTCCTGCTGTTCCATTACCTGCTCATGGGCATGGTGTCGATGACGGCCGTGTCTTCGTTCGAAAGCGTCGGCGCGATTCTCGTCGTCGGCATGCTGATCATCCCGGCGGCGACCGCTTACCTGCTGACGAACCGTCTGGGCGTCATGATCGGTCTCAGCGTCGCGGTCGGCATCGTCTCGGCAGTCGGCGGCTACCTCGTCTCGTACCTGCTGGACGCTTCGATCGCGGGCTGCATCGTCTCGATCGCCGGCATCCTGTTCATTCTGACGCTGATCTTCTCGCCTTCGCACGGCATGATCGCGAAGTTCGCGCGCGGCCGCAGAGCGGCTCAAGCGCTGTAA
- a CDS encoding metal ABC transporter permease → MLDWLISLWSDPNTRWILMGCTLLGLGSGVIGSFTFLRRESLLGDTLAHAALPGVCVAFMLNEVKSASLFLVGALIAGIAAVLCVSAISRWTRIKSDAAMGIVLTFFFGVGTVMLTHIQHSGSGSQSGLDKYLFGQAGAMVTGDVYILMGVSVLLIVAAMLLFKEFKLISFDPGFARGIGLPVGLLEHGLLILTTVAVAAGIQAVGVVLVAALLITPAAAARYWTDRLPVMLMYAGLFGALSGASGAAISTLGEGIPTGPVTVLAATLLFALSLLLAPGRGLLSRSLRHRSLKADYARSADQGALNAAESLNAAEGGTRK, encoded by the coding sequence ATGCTGGATTGGTTGATCTCGCTCTGGAGCGATCCGAATACGCGCTGGATTCTGATGGGCTGCACGCTGCTCGGTCTGGGCAGCGGCGTTATCGGCAGCTTCACGTTTCTGCGCCGGGAGAGCCTGCTCGGCGATACGCTGGCGCATGCGGCGCTGCCGGGCGTCTGCGTCGCCTTCATGCTCAATGAAGTGAAATCGGCTTCGCTGTTTCTCGTCGGCGCCCTGATTGCGGGCATCGCCGCCGTGCTGTGCGTCAGCGCGATCTCGCGCTGGACGCGCATCAAGTCCGACGCCGCGATGGGCATTGTGCTGACGTTCTTCTTCGGCGTCGGCACCGTCATGCTGACGCATATCCAGCATAGCGGCAGCGGCAGCCAGAGCGGCCTGGACAAATATTTGTTCGGCCAGGCGGGCGCGATGGTCACGGGCGACGTCTACATCCTGATGGGCGTCTCCGTGCTGCTGATCGTCGCGGCGATGCTGCTGTTCAAGGAATTCAAGCTCATCAGCTTCGATCCGGGCTTCGCCCGCGGCATCGGCCTGCCGGTCGGGCTGCTGGAACACGGCCTGCTCATTCTGACGACGGTCGCGGTCGCGGCCGGCATCCAGGCGGTCGGCGTCGTGCTCGTCGCCGCCCTGCTGATCACGCCGGCGGCCGCGGCCCGCTACTGGACCGACCGCCTGCCGGTCATGCTCATGTACGCCGGCTTGTTCGGCGCCCTGAGCGGTGCTTCCGGCGCGGCGATCAGCACGCTCGGCGAAGGCATCCCGACCGGACCGGTCACGGTGCTCGCGGCCACGCTGCTGTTCGCCCTGTCGCTGCTGCTGGCCCCGGGCCGCGGCCTGCTGTCCCGGTCGCTGCGCCATCGCAGCCTCAAAGCCGATTACGCCCGTTCGGCGGATCAGGGCGCGCTTAACGCCGCCGAAAGCCTGAACGCCGCAGAAGGAGGAACACGCAAATGA
- a CDS encoding metal ABC transporter ATP-binding protein, whose amino-acid sequence MNTSSRQPASAAPLNVTGMTVAYQKKAVVENVSFTLPEGKLVALIGPNGAGKSTLLKAILGLVPSISGTVGIYGDTYKKMRSRVGYVPQRESVDWDFPTDALDVVMMGRYGHLGWIKRPGRKEKELAMNTLDKVGMADFARRQISQLSGGQQQRVFLARALAQEADLYFMDEPFAGVDAATEKAIIALLGELRQAGKTVLVVHHDLSTVEEYFDHVLLLNKKLIAEGPVQTTFTPELLHETYGGKLAIVSSSGREALVGE is encoded by the coding sequence ATGAACACTTCATCCCGGCAGCCGGCCTCGGCCGCGCCGCTGAACGTAACGGGCATGACCGTCGCCTACCAGAAAAAAGCAGTGGTCGAGAACGTCAGCTTCACCCTGCCCGAAGGCAAGCTGGTCGCCCTGATCGGGCCCAACGGAGCGGGCAAATCGACGCTGCTCAAAGCGATCCTCGGCCTCGTGCCTTCGATCTCCGGCACGGTCGGCATCTACGGCGACACGTACAAAAAGATGCGCAGCCGCGTCGGCTACGTGCCGCAGCGCGAGTCGGTCGACTGGGACTTCCCGACGGACGCGCTCGACGTGGTCATGATGGGCCGCTACGGCCATCTGGGCTGGATCAAACGCCCGGGACGCAAAGAGAAGGAGCTGGCGATGAACACGCTCGACAAGGTCGGCATGGCCGACTTCGCGCGGCGGCAGATCAGCCAGCTGTCCGGCGGCCAGCAGCAGCGGGTCTTTCTCGCCCGGGCGCTGGCGCAGGAAGCGGATCTCTACTTCATGGACGAGCCGTTTGCCGGCGTCGATGCCGCGACGGAGAAAGCGATCATCGCGCTGCTCGGCGAATTGAGGCAGGCCGGCAAGACCGTGCTGGTCGTGCATCACGATCTGTCCACGGTCGAAGAATATTTCGACCACGTGCTGCTGCTCAACAAAAAGCTGATTGCCGAAGGCCCGGTGCAGACGACGTTTACGCCGGAGCTGCTGCACGAGACGTACGGCGGCAAGCTTGCGATCGTCAGTTCGAGCGGCCGGGAAGCGCTGGTCGGCGAATGA
- a CDS encoding metal ABC transporter solute-binding protein, Zn/Mn family, whose protein sequence is MHAGKKRTGGWASLMPLLLLAALLAGCSGSGSAQGVSEDGKLLVTATTGMIADAAAEIGGEFVEVTTLMGPGVDPHLFKASQGDIRKLDRAKVVFYGGLHLEGNMERILEKMALRKTVVAVTDHMPRERLIGTENSEEFDPHVWFDVDLWTVAAEHMRDTLIAADPANEAAYREQGERYVRELEQLDAYVKQRMLEIPEEGRVLVTAHDAFGYFGQAYGVEVVGLQGISTAAEFGARDVSTLRDYLVERNIKAVFVESSLPARSMEAIVAGAARQGHEVRIGGELFSDAMGEPGTPEGTYIGMIRHNADTIAEALK, encoded by the coding sequence ATGCACGCAGGCAAAAAAAGAACGGGCGGTTGGGCCTCGCTTATGCCGCTGCTGCTGCTCGCGGCTTTGCTGGCCGGCTGCTCCGGCAGCGGCAGCGCGCAGGGCGTCAGCGAGGACGGCAAGCTGCTCGTGACGGCGACGACAGGCATGATCGCCGACGCAGCGGCGGAAATCGGCGGCGAATTCGTCGAAGTGACGACGCTGATGGGACCGGGCGTCGATCCCCATCTATTCAAAGCTTCGCAGGGCGATATCCGCAAGCTGGACCGGGCGAAAGTCGTTTTCTACGGAGGGCTGCACCTGGAAGGCAATATGGAGCGCATTCTGGAGAAAATGGCGCTGCGCAAAACGGTCGTCGCGGTCACGGACCACATGCCGAGGGAGCGACTGATCGGAACGGAGAACAGCGAAGAGTTCGATCCGCACGTCTGGTTCGACGTCGATCTCTGGACGGTCGCGGCGGAGCATATGCGCGATACGCTGATTGCCGCGGACCCGGCGAACGAAGCCGCTTACCGCGAGCAGGGCGAGCGCTACGTCCGGGAGCTTGAGCAGCTGGACGCCTACGTGAAGCAGCGCATGCTGGAGATCCCGGAAGAAGGCCGGGTGCTGGTGACGGCGCATGACGCGTTCGGCTACTTCGGCCAGGCGTACGGCGTGGAAGTCGTCGGCCTGCAGGGTATCAGCACGGCGGCCGAATTCGGCGCACGCGACGTCAGCACGCTGCGCGACTATCTGGTCGAGCGCAATATCAAAGCGGTGTTCGTCGAATCGAGCCTGCCGGCAAGATCGATGGAAGCGATCGTCGCGGGAGCGGCGAGGCAGGGACACGAAGTCCGGATCGGCGGGGAACTGTTCTCCGACGCGATGGGCGAACCGGGAACGCCGGAAGGCACCTATATCGGCATGATCCGGCATAATGCGGACACCATCGCGGAAGCGCTGAAATAA